The following proteins are co-located in the Streptomyces sp. NBC_01198 genome:
- a CDS encoding ATP-binding protein, whose product MWFTPIPKAVRTARHQVSRALTAWGVPEDAVETAVLVTSELLTNAIRHCHYDDPAHLVLVRITDEGTELRLEVSDPSRVRPRPGTATSDAESGRGLMLVRAAAAGFGARDREPDGKTVWATVGKSRR is encoded by the coding sequence ATGTGGTTCACGCCGATACCGAAGGCGGTCCGGACCGCACGTCACCAAGTGAGTCGGGCCTTGACTGCCTGGGGCGTACCTGAAGACGCGGTGGAGACGGCTGTGTTGGTCACCAGCGAACTGCTGACCAACGCGATTCGGCACTGCCACTACGACGACCCCGCTCACCTCGTGCTCGTGCGCATCACCGATGAGGGCACCGAACTACGGCTGGAGGTGTCCGACCCCAGCCGTGTGCGTCCCCGGCCGGGCACCGCTACGAGCGATGCCGAGAGTGGGCGCGGCCTGATGCTGGTGCGGGCCGCTGCCGCCGGCTTCGGGGCACGCGACCGTGAGCCGGATGGCAAGACCGTCTGGGCGACCGTGGGAAAGAGCCGCCGATGA
- a CDS encoding FxLD family lanthipeptide, translating to MSPNITPITSAASTTAPAGSDGFDLDVYLVEVGDTAGLVNLTDDGCGSTCGACTTNVA from the coding sequence ATGAGCCCAAACATCACGCCCATCACCAGCGCAGCCTCTACGACCGCCCCGGCCGGATCGGACGGCTTCGACCTGGACGTGTACCTGGTCGAGGTCGGCGACACCGCCGGGCTGGTCAACCTGACCGACGACGGCTGCGGCTCGACCTGCGGCGCCTGCACCACCAACGTGGCCTGA
- a CDS encoding lantibiotic dehydratase has translation MASSTAFRAGRTALVRAVARPDLALSACPDLDDTSPHAAAARLAWLRDTWSRPDVAEALTHASPALASQVEALCAATTPPARDVRRAVSSVARYALRAEHRATPFGLFAGVTTARLGARTAARWGTGHTVIGRASAEWLAAVVEELESSPELVDRLHVVLNNTAARRGDRLVVPYRSDVDGTRRRAVEASVALTGPVQLVVEVAREPIRAGLLVEKLATEFPAADVARARRLVGELIRNEVLITNLRAPSTETDALAHLLRQSEAIGVAHVTSQLQAVYQALEHCDTADGRKRATARMRGLVPELRRHPLALDLRLDADVELPEGVVREIERAAGVLARVSALPYGTEAWKAYQRRFYERYGIGTMVPLAEVIVDSGTGFPDGYPGAPDTRRSRLNERHDALLRLAQTAVLDSRDEIVLTDEVIDALDLGLDTPRVPPHIEIGVRVHATSTEELARGRFRLEVASVSRGAGVTTGRFLPVLAPGDCKRLTAELADLPTADPRSVAAQISFPPLLASTAHVTRAPRVLPIVISVGEHRPAAAGMLGPDDLAVACDGRRMYLAAPRHGLRIEPAGMHALNLHEHTPPLVRFLTELSRAQCAQVTAFDWGAANAMPFLPRVRYGRTILAPARWRLDAAELLGRDEDHANWSADLQEWRERRRMPARVELVEDDRRLLLDLDDAAHRSLLRQHLQHTGSAVLTETPDADAYGWCGGRAHELVVPLKATRPPAWPPLPTPTPARTLSPDQTQTPGVSSVLLATLYGDRRRQDDLLARHIPGLLEHLGGPPWWFIRFRDPDHHLRLRIALPDPGAFAATAQTVAAWADELRAARLLADVRFPTSFREMGRWGSGTAWNAAEDVFRADSRAVAAQLGLAQRPHHRVLVAAHSVAITNAFLGTTEAGMRWLIDHIPATCPTPVARPQFADVVHLADPTDDWAALRGVPGGQAVIEAWADRAAALAAYRPHLPGLDTDGIRLDDVVSSLLHVHFVRHLAVDFPEEEVCLHLTRAAALAWMSRSRR, from the coding sequence ATGGCTTCGAGCACCGCGTTCCGTGCCGGCCGTACCGCGCTCGTCCGCGCGGTGGCCCGCCCGGACCTTGCCCTGTCCGCGTGCCCGGACCTGGACGACACCTCACCGCACGCCGCGGCGGCTCGTCTCGCTTGGCTCCGCGACACCTGGTCGCGGCCGGATGTCGCCGAGGCCCTGACGCACGCGAGTCCTGCTCTTGCCTCCCAGGTGGAAGCCCTGTGCGCCGCCACCACGCCGCCCGCGCGTGACGTGCGGCGCGCGGTCTCCTCCGTCGCCCGCTACGCGTTACGTGCCGAGCATCGGGCTACCCCGTTCGGCCTGTTCGCCGGGGTGACGACAGCCAGGCTGGGGGCGAGGACGGCCGCCCGTTGGGGGACGGGCCACACCGTCATCGGCCGCGCGAGCGCAGAGTGGCTGGCTGCCGTGGTCGAGGAGCTGGAGTCCTCGCCCGAGCTGGTTGACCGCCTGCACGTGGTCCTCAACAACACCGCCGCGCGCCGCGGCGACCGCCTGGTGGTGCCCTACCGCTCGGACGTCGATGGCACACGCCGGCGGGCGGTCGAGGCGTCCGTGGCTTTGACCGGGCCCGTGCAGCTGGTGGTGGAGGTGGCCCGGGAGCCGATCCGCGCGGGGCTTCTGGTCGAGAAGCTGGCGACCGAGTTCCCGGCCGCCGACGTCGCTCGGGCTCGCCGCCTGGTCGGGGAGCTGATCCGCAACGAGGTTCTGATCACGAACCTGCGCGCGCCGAGCACCGAGACTGACGCCCTGGCCCACCTGCTGCGGCAGTCGGAGGCGATCGGTGTAGCCCATGTCACCAGCCAACTACAGGCCGTCTACCAGGCCTTGGAGCACTGTGACACTGCGGACGGGCGCAAGCGCGCCACGGCCCGTATGCGCGGCCTCGTGCCGGAACTGCGCCGCCACCCGCTGGCCCTGGACCTGCGCCTCGATGCCGACGTCGAGTTGCCCGAAGGCGTGGTCCGGGAGATCGAGCGTGCCGCTGGCGTCCTGGCCCGGGTCAGCGCCCTGCCGTACGGGACGGAGGCGTGGAAGGCGTATCAGCGCCGCTTCTACGAGCGGTACGGCATCGGCACGATGGTGCCCTTGGCCGAAGTCATCGTGGACAGCGGCACCGGCTTCCCCGACGGCTACCCGGGCGCTCCTGATACGCGCCGGTCCCGCCTGAACGAGCGGCACGACGCCCTGCTGCGGCTGGCACAGACAGCGGTCCTGGACAGCCGCGACGAGATCGTGCTCACCGACGAGGTGATCGACGCCCTGGACCTGGGCCTGGACACGCCCCGCGTCCCGCCGCACATCGAGATCGGCGTGCGCGTTCACGCCACCAGCACCGAGGAGTTAGCCCGGGGACGGTTCCGCCTGGAAGTCGCCAGCGTCTCCCGCGGTGCCGGCGTCACCACCGGCCGGTTCCTGCCCGTCCTCGCGCCGGGCGACTGCAAGCGCCTGACCGCGGAGCTGGCCGACCTGCCCACCGCCGACCCGCGCAGCGTGGCCGCCCAGATCTCGTTCCCGCCGCTGCTGGCGTCCACCGCGCACGTCACCCGGGCCCCGCGGGTCCTGCCCATCGTGATCAGCGTCGGGGAGCACCGCCCCGCAGCCGCCGGCATGCTCGGCCCCGACGACCTGGCCGTGGCCTGCGACGGCCGCCGCATGTACCTGGCCGCGCCCCGGCACGGCCTGCGCATCGAACCGGCCGGGATGCACGCCCTGAACCTGCACGAGCACACCCCGCCGCTCGTGCGGTTCCTCACCGAGCTGTCCCGGGCGCAGTGCGCGCAGGTCACCGCCTTCGACTGGGGGGCGGCAAACGCGATGCCGTTCCTGCCACGGGTCCGCTACGGGCGCACGATCCTCGCACCGGCCCGGTGGCGACTCGACGCTGCGGAGCTTCTCGGCCGCGACGAGGACCACGCCAACTGGTCGGCCGATCTGCAGGAGTGGCGAGAACGGCGCCGCATGCCGGCCCGCGTCGAGCTCGTCGAGGACGATCGCCGACTGCTCCTGGACCTCGACGACGCCGCGCACCGCAGCCTCCTGCGCCAGCACCTGCAGCACACCGGTTCCGCCGTGCTGACCGAAACACCGGACGCCGACGCGTACGGATGGTGCGGCGGCCGGGCGCACGAGCTCGTCGTGCCGCTCAAGGCAACCCGCCCGCCCGCGTGGCCCCCGCTGCCGACGCCGACACCCGCCCGCACCCTGTCACCCGACCAGACCCAGACCCCGGGCGTCTCCTCCGTCCTGCTGGCCACCCTGTACGGCGACCGCCGCCGCCAGGACGACCTGTTAGCCCGGCACATCCCGGGCCTGCTGGAACACCTCGGGGGGCCGCCGTGGTGGTTCATTCGCTTCCGCGACCCCGACCACCACCTGCGCCTGCGGATCGCCCTGCCCGACCCCGGGGCGTTCGCCGCGACCGCGCAGACTGTGGCGGCGTGGGCGGACGAGCTGCGCGCCGCGCGGCTGCTGGCCGACGTGCGGTTCCCCACCTCCTTCCGGGAGATGGGCCGCTGGGGCTCCGGGACGGCGTGGAACGCCGCTGAGGACGTCTTCCGAGCCGACTCCCGCGCCGTCGCCGCCCAGCTCGGCCTTGCGCAACGCCCGCACCACCGCGTGCTGGTTGCCGCCCACTCCGTCGCCATCACCAACGCCTTCCTCGGGACCACGGAAGCCGGAATGCGCTGGCTGATCGACCACATCCCGGCCACCTGTCCCACGCCGGTCGCCCGACCGCAGTTCGCCGACGTCGTCCACCTCGCCGACCCCACGGACGACTGGGCGGCGCTGCGCGGTGTCCCGGGCGGGCAGGCCGTCATCGAGGCGTGGGCCGATCGGGCCGCGGCGCTCGCCGCGTACCGGCCGCACCTGCCCGGCCTGGACACCGACGGCATCCGCCTGGACGACGTCGTGTCCTCGCTGCTGCACGTCCACTTCGTGCGCCACTTGGCAGTCGACTTCCCCGAGGAAGAAGTCTGCCTGCACCTGACACGAGCCGCCGCCCTGGCCTGGATGTCCCGGAGCCGTCGATGA
- a CDS encoding lanthionine synthetase C family protein has protein sequence MTIRTAPSVADLLADPATAPMPARTLTADRQHLAYGPLGIALLHIERAAAGLGPWQRAHDWMAVATVQPFTAGPDSHPFYGAPALAHVVACAADHQPGRYQPTLAALDAQITRDARHRLDAAHRRIDAGELPRLSEFDTIRGLTGYGAYLLHRDPSAPIVRDVLEYLVRLVDPVHVEGERLPGWWTSDGPSGRRDPLFPRGHANSGLAHGIGGVLAFLALAARRGTVVHGHLDAIRSILTWLDSWREAGSPGISWPYWVTLRELRARRLAPTAARRPSWCYGTAGLARARQLAAIALGDQALQVEAEITLLAAFTDLPQMQATTDDGLCHGFAGLAHIATRAAEDADPATASRLRAAIPALLDQIGPPDLASPGFLDGAAGVALAQSDSTPISRWDACLLIA, from the coding sequence ATGACCATCCGCACCGCGCCGTCCGTCGCCGACCTGCTCGCCGACCCCGCGACCGCCCCTATGCCGGCCAGGACGCTGACCGCCGACCGGCAGCACCTGGCGTACGGGCCGCTGGGGATCGCGCTGCTGCACATCGAGCGTGCCGCCGCCGGCCTCGGCCCGTGGCAGCGCGCCCACGACTGGATGGCCGTCGCGACCGTCCAGCCGTTCACCGCCGGACCCGACAGCCACCCCTTCTACGGCGCCCCTGCACTGGCCCACGTCGTCGCCTGCGCTGCCGACCACCAACCCGGCCGCTACCAGCCCACGCTGGCCGCACTGGACGCGCAGATCACCAGGGACGCCCGGCACCGCTTGGACGCCGCACACCGGCGTATCGACGCCGGCGAGCTGCCCCGCCTGTCGGAGTTCGACACCATCCGGGGCCTGACTGGATACGGCGCGTACCTCCTGCACCGCGACCCGTCCGCCCCCATCGTGCGGGACGTACTTGAGTATCTGGTCCGCCTGGTCGACCCCGTCCACGTCGAAGGGGAGCGGCTGCCTGGCTGGTGGACCAGCGACGGCCCGTCAGGCAGGCGCGACCCGCTGTTCCCCCGCGGGCACGCCAACAGCGGCCTCGCGCACGGCATCGGCGGTGTCCTGGCATTCCTAGCACTCGCTGCCCGGCGCGGCACCGTCGTGCACGGCCACCTCGACGCGATACGCAGCATCCTGACGTGGTTGGACAGCTGGCGGGAAGCCGGGAGCCCGGGGATCAGCTGGCCGTACTGGGTGACCCTCCGCGAGCTGCGAGCCAGGCGCCTGGCACCGACTGCAGCGCGACGCCCCTCCTGGTGCTACGGCACCGCGGGCCTGGCCCGCGCCCGGCAGCTCGCCGCTATCGCGCTCGGCGACCAGGCCCTGCAAGTGGAGGCCGAGATCACGCTCCTCGCCGCTTTCACCGACCTCCCGCAGATGCAGGCCACCACCGACGACGGTCTGTGCCACGGCTTCGCCGGCCTCGCCCACATCGCCACCCGCGCCGCCGAAGACGCCGACCCGGCCACCGCCTCGCGGCTACGTGCCGCGATCCCGGCCCTGCTGGACCAGATCGGACCGCCGGACCTCGCATCGCCCGGCTTCCTCGACGGCGCGGCCGGTGTCGCCCTGGCCCAATCCGACTCCACGCCCATATCCCGCTGGGACGCCTGCCTGCTCATCGCCTGA
- the fxlM gene encoding methyltransferase, FxLD system: MDPERWHQHNVTFTDRDSGKRAITERLGPALLAAESAGQINGWWFMNKQPWPLRYRAVQPSPLVENVLSELVDDGTVTSWLPGLYEPESAAFGGPLSMDAAHDLFHEDSRHLLTYQPGPGRLGRKESAVLLISAMLRAANLDWFEQGDVWAKAAALRPAAPAPEVSALIPAMRTLMTVDARSLCRPGRPLDGHAEWVAAFERAGTRLAYLATGAGLTRGVRAVLAHHVIFHANRAGLRLGDQSALFAIAREAVMGSSDNTAPSAEGTPQAASVGAVTTDTLATNGADATQLRNALVDQIRQAGQARSAAVEAALRAVPRHLFVPDASLEDAYANSPVNIKYDDDGTAISCASQPTVVALMLDQLGVLPGMRVLELGAGTGYNAALLAQLVGNAGHVTTIDVDEDLVEGARAHLAAAGFPHVEALTRDGALGHAGSGPYDRIIATVGAHGVPHAWLDQLAPGGRLVVPQRLKGSVSRSIAYESHDGRWRSVSSQMNTFMPLRRGIADDDRRIIPLSADGKVRLQAPAGHGIDADALASVLDQPRVEEWTGMTVRAMESPEWMELFVSASLPSGLVRMLFPAAAKGTLLTDDPYPSATAAVDKGAVTYLARRLLKQTTPDGGKLWEFGAIGHGPGSDELAAKVADAIRTWDRDYRGREASFEIQPLDAPTIEERPGRFALDTPLNRMVVDWQ; encoded by the coding sequence ATGGACCCGGAACGCTGGCACCAGCACAACGTGACCTTCACCGACCGCGACAGCGGCAAGCGCGCCATTACCGAGCGGCTCGGCCCCGCTCTCCTCGCGGCCGAGAGCGCCGGACAGATCAACGGCTGGTGGTTCATGAACAAGCAGCCGTGGCCGCTGCGTTACCGGGCCGTGCAGCCCTCGCCGCTTGTGGAGAACGTGCTGAGCGAGCTCGTCGACGACGGCACGGTGACGTCGTGGCTGCCCGGCCTGTACGAGCCGGAATCCGCGGCCTTCGGTGGGCCCCTGTCGATGGACGCCGCCCACGACCTGTTCCACGAGGACAGCCGGCACCTGCTCACCTACCAGCCCGGCCCCGGTCGGCTCGGACGCAAAGAGAGCGCGGTCTTGCTCATCAGCGCCATGTTGCGCGCCGCCAACCTGGACTGGTTCGAGCAGGGCGACGTGTGGGCGAAAGCCGCCGCGCTGCGGCCGGCCGCTCCCGCCCCCGAAGTGTCAGCCCTGATACCGGCGATGCGGACCCTGATGACCGTCGACGCCCGCAGCCTGTGCCGACCGGGCCGCCCGCTGGACGGGCACGCCGAGTGGGTGGCCGCCTTCGAGCGGGCCGGAACCAGGCTGGCCTACCTCGCCACCGGGGCCGGACTGACGCGCGGTGTGCGCGCCGTCCTGGCCCACCACGTGATCTTCCACGCCAACCGCGCCGGTCTCCGTCTCGGAGACCAGAGCGCCCTGTTCGCCATCGCACGAGAGGCAGTCATGGGATCCAGCGACAACACCGCGCCGTCCGCCGAGGGCACGCCGCAAGCCGCTAGCGTCGGAGCGGTGACTACCGACACCCTCGCCACCAACGGGGCCGACGCCACGCAGCTCCGTAATGCCCTGGTCGACCAGATCCGGCAGGCCGGACAGGCCCGATCGGCCGCCGTCGAGGCCGCGCTGCGCGCCGTACCGCGGCATCTGTTCGTGCCCGACGCGTCCCTGGAAGACGCCTACGCCAACAGCCCGGTCAACATCAAGTACGACGACGACGGCACCGCCATCTCCTGCGCCTCGCAGCCCACGGTGGTCGCCCTCATGCTCGACCAGCTCGGAGTGCTGCCCGGGATGCGTGTCCTCGAACTCGGCGCGGGCACCGGTTACAACGCCGCGCTCCTCGCGCAACTGGTCGGCAACGCCGGTCACGTCACGACCATCGACGTCGACGAGGACTTGGTGGAAGGAGCCCGCGCGCACCTGGCCGCCGCCGGGTTCCCCCACGTCGAGGCCCTGACGCGAGACGGGGCGCTCGGCCACGCCGGCAGCGGACCGTACGACCGGATCATCGCCACGGTCGGCGCGCACGGCGTCCCCCACGCCTGGCTCGACCAGCTGGCCCCCGGCGGCCGGCTCGTCGTCCCGCAGCGCCTCAAGGGCAGCGTCTCCCGGTCCATCGCCTACGAGTCGCACGACGGGCGTTGGCGGAGCGTCAGCAGCCAGATGAACACCTTCATGCCGCTGCGGCGCGGCATCGCCGACGACGACCGGCGCATCATCCCCCTCAGCGCCGACGGCAAGGTGCGTCTCCAGGCCCCGGCCGGCCACGGCATCGACGCAGACGCGCTCGCGAGCGTGCTCGACCAGCCGCGCGTGGAGGAGTGGACCGGCATGACGGTCCGCGCCATGGAGTCCCCGGAGTGGATGGAGCTGTTCGTCTCCGCGAGCCTGCCATCCGGTCTGGTCCGGATGCTGTTCCCCGCGGCCGCCAAGGGCACGCTGCTCACCGACGACCCCTACCCGTCGGCGACCGCCGCCGTCGACAAGGGCGCCGTCACCTACCTCGCGCGCCGCCTGTTGAAACAGACGACGCCGGACGGCGGCAAGCTCTGGGAGTTCGGCGCCATCGGGCACGGCCCCGGCAGCGACGAGCTGGCCGCCAAGGTCGCCGACGCCATCCGCACCTGGGACCGCGACTACCGCGGCCGCGAAGCCAGCTTCGAGATCCAGCCGCTGGACGCCCCCACGATCGAGGAGCGACCGGGCCGGTTCGCCCTGGACACCCCGCTGAACCGCATGGTCGTCGACTGGCAGTAG
- a CDS encoding NUDIX hydrolase, producing MDPHGQIARRFPLIARHRPACLPLPDRLRTLAELAVQAAKRSHPGTASTVFNQSALLASDVGLPDLARTMCHRHASAYLQACPLPAMSAIRGLEPLVNLARLQIRAGHGDDGRARLLALYEAVSAGEPVAFEGTEVPGDLTRTEKDRQEVRAWLWRVVLADGTRTLTNTGRWREALAHIEQHRGIGTRMLDGRQVAVVAALTEGDTGRAQQLLNTTAPGDPWEQAVTDALVVLCLNDAGRETSTLLSNLVDYCRAREASPGMTVFDTRLGLTVLDIAVSTDHPAARALVEDLARRTMAARDGYAARELLADPLWAVVATEDQTRDCRDLVYACGLDSGLLASEHSDSLAYGLNSSEEVIKAWLSVTASKDSWSTRATRRWVAAEPTSTARRDGPLTRPRPALASAAVSTTQPDRGPARDASVVVARDESGLVALLSAHFPDHGGDYLFLPGGRKEPGETDEDCARRELREEAGITATLWRPLGTYALTLASAARIHLYEARHLTLGAQELTPTEQDFKLAWWPMDQALDAAAEGRFLLPAGPLALFLASRPERHQNAETTTVQG from the coding sequence ATGGACCCACACGGCCAGATAGCCCGGCGTTTCCCGCTCATCGCCCGCCACCGCCCCGCCTGCCTGCCGCTACCCGACCGCCTGCGAACCCTGGCAGAACTGGCGGTTCAGGCAGCGAAGCGCTCCCATCCGGGAACCGCCTCGACGGTCTTCAACCAATCCGCGCTGCTCGCCTCCGACGTGGGCCTGCCCGACCTCGCCCGCACGATGTGCCACCGGCACGCCAGCGCCTACCTCCAGGCGTGTCCGCTCCCGGCCATGAGCGCCATCCGGGGCCTGGAGCCCCTGGTCAACCTCGCCCGCCTGCAGATCCGCGCCGGCCACGGCGACGACGGTCGCGCCCGCCTCCTGGCCCTGTACGAGGCAGTCAGCGCCGGCGAACCCGTCGCCTTCGAAGGAACCGAGGTGCCAGGCGACCTGACCCGCACTGAGAAGGATCGGCAGGAGGTCCGGGCGTGGCTGTGGCGGGTCGTCCTCGCCGACGGCACCCGCACCCTGACCAACACCGGCCGGTGGCGCGAAGCCCTCGCCCACATCGAGCAGCACCGCGGCATCGGCACCCGCATGCTCGACGGCCGCCAAGTCGCCGTCGTCGCCGCCCTCACCGAAGGCGACACCGGACGTGCCCAGCAGCTCCTCAACACCACCGCACCCGGCGACCCGTGGGAGCAGGCCGTCACCGACGCGCTGGTTGTCCTGTGCCTCAACGACGCCGGCCGGGAGACGTCCACCCTGCTGAGCAACTTGGTCGACTACTGCCGCGCCCGAGAGGCCAGTCCGGGGATGACCGTCTTCGACACACGCCTCGGCCTCACCGTGCTCGACATCGCAGTGTCCACGGACCATCCGGCCGCCCGTGCCCTCGTGGAGGACCTGGCCCGCCGGACGATGGCCGCGCGCGACGGCTATGCAGCCCGCGAGTTGCTGGCAGACCCCCTGTGGGCCGTCGTCGCCACCGAGGACCAGACCCGGGACTGCCGTGATCTGGTCTACGCCTGCGGCCTCGACTCTGGGCTCCTGGCCTCGGAGCACTCCGACTCGCTGGCCTATGGCCTGAATTCCAGCGAAGAGGTGATCAAGGCCTGGTTGTCCGTCACAGCGTCCAAGGACTCATGGAGCACCCGGGCAACTCGGCGGTGGGTTGCCGCCGAGCCGACGAGTACCGCACGGCGCGACGGTCCGCTGACCCGCCCCCGGCCAGCGCTAGCCTCGGCCGCTGTGAGCACAACCCAGCCCGACCGTGGTCCGGCCCGCGACGCCTCCGTCGTCGTAGCCCGCGACGAAAGCGGCCTCGTAGCCCTCCTCAGCGCCCACTTCCCCGACCACGGAGGTGACTACCTCTTCCTCCCAGGCGGCCGCAAGGAACCCGGTGAAACCGACGAGGATTGCGCGCGCCGCGAACTACGCGAAGAGGCCGGCATCACCGCGACGCTCTGGCGCCCCCTCGGCACATACGCGCTCACGCTCGCCTCTGCCGCCCGCATCCACCTTTACGAAGCCCGGCACCTCACCCTCGGAGCGCAGGAACTGACCCCCACCGAGCAGGACTTCAAGCTTGCCTGGTGGCCTATGGATCAAGCCTTGGACGCCGCAGCCGAAGGCCGCTTCCTCCTCCCTGCTGGCCCTCTGGCTCTCTTCCTCGCAAGCAGGCCGGAGCGACACCAGAATGCCGAGACCACGACCGTTCAGGGTTGA
- a CDS encoding class IV adenylate cyclase, with protein MKHEYEAKFLAVDVVDLQAKLTSLGAVRAFPRTLLTRKIFESDALDGSQWVRLRDEGTRTTLTLKQVTDAGSIHGTTEIETEVSDLGAMAEILTNLGLREVRYQENYREEWQLGDVAFDFDTWPDLPTFLEIEGPDEQSVRQAAAELGLEYAQARFGSVDAIYKSEAGRDILTEPTLLFADTARDEALRAIRTRPVKAGTKSC; from the coding sequence ATGAAGCACGAGTACGAAGCGAAGTTCCTGGCCGTGGATGTCGTCGACCTCCAGGCCAAGCTGACGTCCCTGGGAGCGGTTCGGGCCTTCCCTCGCACCCTGCTCACCCGGAAGATCTTCGAGAGCGACGCCCTGGACGGCTCCCAGTGGGTGCGGCTGCGCGACGAGGGGACGCGTACGACGCTCACCCTTAAGCAGGTCACCGACGCCGGCTCCATCCACGGCACCACCGAGATCGAGACCGAGGTGAGTGACCTGGGCGCTATGGCCGAGATCCTCACCAACCTGGGTCTGCGTGAGGTGCGCTACCAGGAGAACTACCGCGAGGAATGGCAGCTTGGCGATGTCGCTTTCGACTTCGACACCTGGCCCGACCTCCCCACTTTCCTGGAGATCGAAGGCCCCGACGAGCAGTCGGTCCGCCAGGCGGCAGCCGAGCTCGGACTGGAGTACGCCCAGGCGCGCTTCGGCAGCGTGGACGCCATCTACAAGAGTGAGGCCGGCCGCGACATCCTCACCGAGCCCACCCTCCTGTTCGCCGACACGGCGCGGGACGAGGCACTGCGGGCTATCCGCACCCGGCCGGTGAAAGCTGGGACGAAGTCGTGCTGA
- a CDS encoding restriction endonuclease — translation MSAKKPARHRRTKKNREADLLVLLGVAVAAIWLVVTVLAWLFAHWWILLLLLVVVAAGGGTWGYQRFQNAQWETVRSQSLRYALTQLDALHHRQFEYAIRDLMRRDGCRNAVQVGGTGDNGADVKATDPFGRRWVIQCKHRRDGDRGSAVGTPDLHVLNGTARQLHGADVVVLVTNGRFSANCPPLAKSQRLHLVDRRLLGMWASGSQPIWEVLRELPPPRRASTLS, via the coding sequence GTGAGCGCCAAGAAGCCGGCCAGGCACCGGCGCACGAAGAAGAACCGCGAGGCCGACCTGCTCGTACTTCTCGGGGTGGCCGTCGCAGCGATCTGGCTCGTGGTGACGGTGCTCGCCTGGCTGTTCGCCCACTGGTGGATCCTTCTCCTTCTCCTAGTCGTGGTGGCGGCCGGTGGTGGGACATGGGGCTATCAGCGTTTCCAGAACGCGCAGTGGGAGACCGTACGGTCCCAGAGCCTGCGCTACGCGCTCACGCAGCTCGACGCCCTCCACCACCGCCAGTTCGAGTACGCCATACGAGACCTCATGCGCAGGGACGGCTGTCGCAACGCCGTCCAGGTCGGTGGCACCGGCGACAACGGTGCTGACGTCAAGGCCACCGATCCCTTCGGCCGCCGCTGGGTCATCCAGTGCAAGCACCGCCGCGACGGCGACCGCGGATCCGCCGTCGGAACACCAGACCTGCACGTCCTGAACGGCACCGCCCGGCAGTTGCACGGCGCGGACGTCGTCGTCCTGGTCACCAACGGCCGCTTCTCCGCCAACTGCCCGCCCCTGGCCAAGTCCCAGAGACTCCACTTGGTCGACCGGCGCCTGCTGGGCATGTGGGCGTCGGGTTCACAGCCCATATGGGAAGTGCTGCGTGAGCTTCCGCCTCCGCGGAGAGCATCCACGCTCTCTTGA